One Drosophila subobscura isolate 14011-0131.10 chromosome U, UCBerk_Dsub_1.0, whole genome shotgun sequence DNA window includes the following coding sequences:
- the LOC117900195 gene encoding wiskott-Aldrich syndrome protein family member 2 isoform X1, producing MPLPKRSIEPVHVARSVYQQDELQSVELETVTNTTLTNIIRQLSSLSKHAEDVFGELARDVGSIGDRANSLQARIDRLAIKVTQLDSTVEEVPLTDITRKKAFKSAKIFDQQIFSRATMPAPMLETYAQCDKPPPLDKLNVYRDDGKDGLKFYTDPNYFFELWRQEMLKDTERVMHDKGKKLNRPRQDGVSGGAAGRGNKKQKTKIRAPHNTREKQRQLVLGHGETLMPNNVIYRTPNSMVNEEAGYGTQLVKIKTTVQGADNDSQQCALNAPHQVVSRLPDIDRDNVPDVDSVKPYNMLSHLEKNSNLTKQTAVAITDMGVYDTRPPRPNSIELRRSYQSEHVDGSGYEQLTPQAAANQYSTYGGNGMSAAPHMHMQHQQMYDAGLYQTHALYGQSGQNAMSPEPIYGPGTPSRNKPRPSQPPPAPPSNGSGGGTPTASNANTPTRGRSMSTSRDALPPPPPVPDAVSPLSAMNGANASHISVKLLGRTNSASRAGSPQMAPSNSAHNANDLVMAQLSNTFNSIGMTGNQLNSLSDLPPPPPVPDQHLPKMSSPNTAPPPPPPPPPVDEGMGSLHALHQHQVVPKTHSNGEMQQGQLNGGPQIVSAKKLLPPFHDPRNDLMKAIRDGITLRKVEKSEQKEIERNTAPLDVASILARRVAIELSESEDSDSEDDSEGWMEPNETSA from the exons ATGCCGCTGCCGAAGCGATCCATTGAGCCCGTTCATGTGGCTAGATCAGTGTACCAGCAAGATGAATTGCAGTCggtggagctggagacggTAACAAACACCACACTCACAAATATCATAAGGCAGCTGTCATCGCTGTCGAAGCACGCCGAAGATGTGTTTGGCGAATTGGCTAGAGACGTCGGAAGTATTGGCGATCGTGCGAACTCTCTGCAGGCACGCATCGATCGTCTGGCAATTAAGGTTACCCAGCTGGACAGCACCGTGGAGGAGGTGCCACTCACCGACATTACAAGAAAGAAGGCCTTCAAGTCGGCAAAGATATTTGATCAGCAAATCTTCTCGCGAGCTACAATGCCTGCCCCAATGCTAGAGACGTACGCCCAGTGTGACAAGCCACCACCGCTGGACAAGCTGAACGTCTATCGAGACGATGGGAAGGATGGCCTAAAATTCTACACTGATCCGAACTATTTCTTTGAGTTGTGGCGACAGGAAATGCTGAAAGACACAGAGCGCGTCATGCACGACAAAGGCAAGAAGCTGAACCGGCCGCGGCAAGACGGGGTCAGCGGAGGTGCCGCCGGTCGTGGCAATAAGAAACAGAAGACAAAAATAAGAGCTCCGCATAATACTCGGgagaagcagcgacagctcGTCCTGGGACACGGCGAGACGTTGATGCCGAACAACGTCATTTATCGCACTCCCAATTCAATGGTTAACGAGGAGGCCGGATACGGAA CTCAGctagtaaaaataaaaaccacagTGCAAGGCGCCGACAACGATTCACAGCAGTGCGCACTTAATGCACCCCACCAGGTTGTGTCACGTTTGCCCGATATCGATAGGGATAATGTCCCAGACGTAG ATTCAGTAAAGCCATATAATATGCTCTCACATTTGGAGAAAAACAGTAATCTCACAAAGCAAACCGCCGTTGCAATTACAG ACATGGGCGTTTATGACACGCGCCCACCGCGTCCAAACTCCATCGAACTAAGACGCAGCTATCAGTCTGAGCACGTCGATGGAAGCGGCTACGAGCAGCTGACGCCACAAGCGGCTGCCAATCAATACTCAACTTACGGCGGGAATGGCATGTCGGCGGCCCCTCACATGCAtatgcagcatcagcaaatgTACGATGCCGGTCTTTATCAGACGCATGCGTTGTACGGTCAAAGTGGACAGAATGCTATGTCCCCAGAACCGATATACGGACCGGGAACGCCATCTCGTAATAAACCCCGACCTTcgcagccaccaccagcaccaccttCGAATGGTAGCGGAGGCGGCACACCTACTGCCTCAAACGCAAATACACCGACGCGGGGCCGAAGTATGTCGACAAGTCGTGACGcgttgccaccgccaccgccagttCCTGACGCAGTTTCACCTTTGTCAGCAATGAACGGCGCTAATGCTAGCCATATTTCTGTTAAACTACTGGGTCGGACAAACAGTGCATCGCGAGCTGGATCTCCGCAGATGGCTCCAAGCAACAGCGCCCATAATGCAAATGACCTTGTTATGGCGCAACTAAGCAATACATTTAACAGCATTGGGATGACAGGAAACCAACTGAACTCTCTTAGCGACTtgcctccaccaccaccagtgCCCGATCAG CACCTACCCAAAATGTCTTCACCAAATacggcaccaccaccaccgccaccaccaccacctgtAGATGAAGGCATGGGCAGTCTTCATGCACTGCATCAACACCAAGTTGTACCCAAAACGCATTCCAATGGGGAAATGCAGCAAGGCCAACTGAATGGTGGGCCGCAAATTGTGAGTGCGAAAAAGTTACTGCCTCCTTTCCACGATCCCCGCAATGATTTAATGAAAGCTATTCGAGACG GCATCACTCTGCGTAAAGTGGAAAAGTCCGAACAGAAGGAAATCGAACGCAACACGGCACCTCTTGATGTGGCATCGATCTTGGCAAGGCGTGTGGCGATTGAGTTGTCCGAGTCTGAAGATTCGGATAGTGAAGACGACAGCGAAGGTTGGATGGAACCCAACGAAACATCGGCTTGA
- the LOC117900194 gene encoding protein piwi, which yields MSDNQGRGYRRPFGALDEPFEQPGSSTTDKREEPRAKIFKGPSEASTSGRSSGTSATRGPTQERQHLDRYDIVKTRPADVVSKKGHEGEPIRLQSNFFRIQTKPEWRVVHYHVDFEPELENIRVRMGILSNHANILGSGYLFDGKQLFTNKKFEKELTVLCGQSKMGIDYKISVKYVGVISNAEPRFLQVLNLILRRSMKGLKLELVGRNLFDPLAKIPIREFQMELWPGYETSIRQHEKDIMLCTEITHKVMRTETVYEILRRCSNNPSRHQDEFRVNVLDLVVLTDYNNKTYRINDVDFAQTPKSTFSCKGKDVSFIEYYLTKYNIRIRDHNQPLLISKNRDKAQKTNANELVVLIPELCRVTGLTDNMRSNFQLMRAMSDHTRMNPDRRIDRLRRFNNRLQTTADSVKVLKDWDMKLDGNLTEVQGRKIAPQKIVFNQSKCSAGETADWTRCFRDQRMLTTPSDGLDRWAVIAPERNSFDLKNLLESLFRAASGMGFKIRSPHEIKIYDDRTATYVRAMDECVRMDPKLILCFVPNNNEERYSSIKKRGCIDRAVPTQVVTVKTAKNRGLMSIATKIAIQINCKLGYTPWMIELPLSGLMTIGFDIAKSARDRRKAYGALVASMDLQRNSTYFSTVSECSAFDVLSNNLWPMIAKALRQYQREHDKLPARILFYRDGVSAGSLKQLFEYEVKDIVEKLDTEYKRANSAPPMLAYIVVTKSCNTRFFNNGRNPPPGTVVDDIVTLPERYDFYLVSQTVRQGTVSPTSYNVLYSNIRLSPDQIQKLTYKMCHLYYNWSGTTRVPAVCQYAKKLATLVGTHLHAIPQSALEKKFFYL from the exons atgtcGGACAATCAGGGACGTGGATATAGACGTCCATTCGGGGCATTAGATGAACCTTTCGAGCAACCTGGATCTAGTACAACTGATAAAAGAGAGGAGCCG CGTGCAAAGATTTTCAAAGGACCTTCTGAGGCTTCCACATCGGGTCGGTCAAGTGGCACTTCAGCCACTCGTGGTCCGACACAGGAACGGCAGCACTTGGATCGCTATGATATTGTGAAGACCCGTCCAGCTGATGTCGTGTCGAAGAAAGGCCATGAGGGAGAGCCTATTCGATTGCAATCAAACTTCTTTCGAATACAGACCAAGCCAGAGTGGCGCGTAGTTCACTACCATGTCGATTTTGAGCCTGAGTTGGAAAATATACGCGTGCGTATGGGCATTCTCTCAAATCACGCTAATATTTTGGGATCCGGCTATTTATTTGATGGAAAACAACTgttcacaaacaaaaaatttgagAAGGAGCTAACTGTGCTGTGTGGACAATCAAAAATGGGTATTGACTACAAAATCTCCGTAAAGTATGTTGGAGTTATATCGAACGCAGAACCCCGGTTTTTGCAAGTTCTAAACCTTATTTTGCGCCGCTCCATGAAAGGACTAAAGCTTGAGTTGGTTGGACGCAATCTTTTTGATCCTCTCGCAAAG ATACCGATCCGAGAATTTCAAATGGAACTCTGGCCAGGATACGAAACCTCGATCCGACAACATGAAAAAGATATTATGCTGTGTACTGAAATAACACATAAAGTTATGCGCACTGAAACTGTGTATGAGATACTGAGACGTTGTTCTAATAACCCTTCACGCCATCAAGACGAGTTTCGCGTGAATGTTCTAGATTTAGTTGTTCTTACAGAttataacaacaaaacataTCGCATTAACGATGTAGATTTTGCACAAACCCCAAAATCTACATTTAGCTGCAAGGGGAAAGATGTTAGTTTTATCGAGTACTATCTGACT AAATATAACATACGCATTCGTGACCACAATCAACCCTTGTTAATTTCAAAAAATAGGGACAAGGCTCAGAAGACCAATGCCAATGAACTCGTAGTCCTTATTCCAGAACTATGCCGGGTTACGGGACTAACTGACAATATGCGTTCAAATTTTCA ACTGATGCGCGCAATGTCTGATCACACACGCATGAATCCCGACCGCCGTATTGATCGTTTGCGTAGATTCAACAATCGTTTGCAAACCACTGCAGATAGTGTGAAAGTTCTAAAAGACTGGGACATGAAACTCGATGGAAATCTTACAGAAGTACAGGGACGTAAAATTGCACCGCAGAAAATTGTCTTTAATCAATCAAA ATGTTCTGCTGGCGAAACAGCTGATTGGACAAGATGCTTCCGTGACCAACGTATGCTCACTACTCCCAGTGATGGTCTCGACCGTTGGGCCGTAATTGCACCGGAGCGCAATTCGTTTGACCTTAAAAATTTGCTTGAAAGTTTGTTTCGAGCAGCTTCTGGTATGGGATTCAAAATAAGAAGCCCCCACGA AATAAAAATTTACGATGATCGCACTGCGACATATGTGCGAGCTATGGATGAGTGTGTTCGCATGGATCCAAAATTAATCTTGTGTTTTGTTCCCAACAACAATGAAGAAAG ATATTCTTCTATAAAAAAGAGAGGCTGTATTGATAGAGCCGTTCCTACTCAAGTTGTGACTgtaaaaactgcaaaaaatcGAGGCCTAATGAGCATTGCAACCAAAATagcaattcaaattaattgtaaattgGGTTATACACCATGGATGATTGAGTTGCCGCTTTCCGGTTTAATGACCATTGGCTTTGACATTGCCAAAAGCGCACGTGACCGCCGCAAGGCTTATGGTGCTTTAGTTGCTTCAATGGATCTCCAGCGGAATTCAACTTACTTTAGCACGGTATCAGAGTGCAGTGCCTTTGATGTGCTGTCTAATAACCTTTGGCCAATGATTGCTAAGGCCCTTAGACAATACCAGAGAGAGCATGATAAGTTACCAGCACGCATACTATTCTATCGTGACGGTGTTAGCGCAGGATCTTTGAAGCAGTTGTTTGAATACGAAGTGAAAGATATTGTGGAAAAGCTTGATACTGAATATAAGCGTGCCAATAGTGCTCCACCGATGCTGGCATACATTGTGGTCACTAAATCTTGCAACACACGTTTCTTTAACAACGGTAGAAATCCCCCCCCTGGAACGGTAGTAGATGATATTGTGACTCTGCCCGAACGATACGACTTCTACTTGGTGTCACAGACGGTTCGCCAAGGAACCGTTTCGCCAACGAGCTACAATGTGCTCTACAGCAACATACGTCTCAGCCCTGATCAAATCCAAAAGCTCACATATAAGATGTGCCATCTCTACTATAACTGGTCGGGAACTACACGTGTACCTGCTGTTTGCCAGTATGCTAAGAAACTAGCTACCCTAGTAGGTACCCATTTGCACGCCATTCCACAGAGTGCGCTTGagaaaaagtttttctatTTGTAA
- the LOC117900195 gene encoding wiskott-Aldrich syndrome protein family member 2 isoform X2, whose amino-acid sequence MPLPKRSIEPVHVARSVYQQDELQSVELETVTNTTLTNIIRQLSSLSKHAEDVFGELARDVGSIGDRANSLQARIDRLAIKVTQLDSTVEEVPLTDITRKKAFKSAKIFDQQIFSRATMPAPMLETYAQCDKPPPLDKLNVYRDDGKDGLKFYTDPNYFFELWRQEMLKDTERVMHDKGKKLNRPRQDGVSGGAAGRGNKKQKTKIRAPHNTREKQRQLVLGHGETLMPNNVIYRTPNSMVNEEAGYGTQLVKIKTTVQGADNDSQQCALNAPHQVVSRLPDIDRDNVPDVDMGVYDTRPPRPNSIELRRSYQSEHVDGSGYEQLTPQAAANQYSTYGGNGMSAAPHMHMQHQQMYDAGLYQTHALYGQSGQNAMSPEPIYGPGTPSRNKPRPSQPPPAPPSNGSGGGTPTASNANTPTRGRSMSTSRDALPPPPPVPDAVSPLSAMNGANASHISVKLLGRTNSASRAGSPQMAPSNSAHNANDLVMAQLSNTFNSIGMTGNQLNSLSDLPPPPPVPDQHLPKMSSPNTAPPPPPPPPPVDEGMGSLHALHQHQVVPKTHSNGEMQQGQLNGGPQIVSAKKLLPPFHDPRNDLMKAIRDGITLRKVEKSEQKEIERNTAPLDVASILARRVAIELSESEDSDSEDDSEGWMEPNETSA is encoded by the exons ATGCCGCTGCCGAAGCGATCCATTGAGCCCGTTCATGTGGCTAGATCAGTGTACCAGCAAGATGAATTGCAGTCggtggagctggagacggTAACAAACACCACACTCACAAATATCATAAGGCAGCTGTCATCGCTGTCGAAGCACGCCGAAGATGTGTTTGGCGAATTGGCTAGAGACGTCGGAAGTATTGGCGATCGTGCGAACTCTCTGCAGGCACGCATCGATCGTCTGGCAATTAAGGTTACCCAGCTGGACAGCACCGTGGAGGAGGTGCCACTCACCGACATTACAAGAAAGAAGGCCTTCAAGTCGGCAAAGATATTTGATCAGCAAATCTTCTCGCGAGCTACAATGCCTGCCCCAATGCTAGAGACGTACGCCCAGTGTGACAAGCCACCACCGCTGGACAAGCTGAACGTCTATCGAGACGATGGGAAGGATGGCCTAAAATTCTACACTGATCCGAACTATTTCTTTGAGTTGTGGCGACAGGAAATGCTGAAAGACACAGAGCGCGTCATGCACGACAAAGGCAAGAAGCTGAACCGGCCGCGGCAAGACGGGGTCAGCGGAGGTGCCGCCGGTCGTGGCAATAAGAAACAGAAGACAAAAATAAGAGCTCCGCATAATACTCGGgagaagcagcgacagctcGTCCTGGGACACGGCGAGACGTTGATGCCGAACAACGTCATTTATCGCACTCCCAATTCAATGGTTAACGAGGAGGCCGGATACGGAA CTCAGctagtaaaaataaaaaccacagTGCAAGGCGCCGACAACGATTCACAGCAGTGCGCACTTAATGCACCCCACCAGGTTGTGTCACGTTTGCCCGATATCGATAGGGATAATGTCCCAGACGTAG ACATGGGCGTTTATGACACGCGCCCACCGCGTCCAAACTCCATCGAACTAAGACGCAGCTATCAGTCTGAGCACGTCGATGGAAGCGGCTACGAGCAGCTGACGCCACAAGCGGCTGCCAATCAATACTCAACTTACGGCGGGAATGGCATGTCGGCGGCCCCTCACATGCAtatgcagcatcagcaaatgTACGATGCCGGTCTTTATCAGACGCATGCGTTGTACGGTCAAAGTGGACAGAATGCTATGTCCCCAGAACCGATATACGGACCGGGAACGCCATCTCGTAATAAACCCCGACCTTcgcagccaccaccagcaccaccttCGAATGGTAGCGGAGGCGGCACACCTACTGCCTCAAACGCAAATACACCGACGCGGGGCCGAAGTATGTCGACAAGTCGTGACGcgttgccaccgccaccgccagttCCTGACGCAGTTTCACCTTTGTCAGCAATGAACGGCGCTAATGCTAGCCATATTTCTGTTAAACTACTGGGTCGGACAAACAGTGCATCGCGAGCTGGATCTCCGCAGATGGCTCCAAGCAACAGCGCCCATAATGCAAATGACCTTGTTATGGCGCAACTAAGCAATACATTTAACAGCATTGGGATGACAGGAAACCAACTGAACTCTCTTAGCGACTtgcctccaccaccaccagtgCCCGATCAG CACCTACCCAAAATGTCTTCACCAAATacggcaccaccaccaccgccaccaccaccacctgtAGATGAAGGCATGGGCAGTCTTCATGCACTGCATCAACACCAAGTTGTACCCAAAACGCATTCCAATGGGGAAATGCAGCAAGGCCAACTGAATGGTGGGCCGCAAATTGTGAGTGCGAAAAAGTTACTGCCTCCTTTCCACGATCCCCGCAATGATTTAATGAAAGCTATTCGAGACG GCATCACTCTGCGTAAAGTGGAAAAGTCCGAACAGAAGGAAATCGAACGCAACACGGCACCTCTTGATGTGGCATCGATCTTGGCAAGGCGTGTGGCGATTGAGTTGTCCGAGTCTGAAGATTCGGATAGTGAAGACGACAGCGAAGGTTGGATGGAACCCAACGAAACATCGGCTTGA
- the LOC117900195 gene encoding wiskott-Aldrich syndrome protein family member 3 isoform X3: MPLPKRSIEPVHVARSVYQQDELQSVELETVTNTTLTNIIRQLSSLSKHAEDVFGELARDVGSIGDRANSLQARIDRLAIKVTQLDSTVEEVPLTDITRKKAFKSAKIFDQQIFSRATMPAPMLETYAQCDKPPPLDKLNVYRDDGKDGLKFYTDPNYFFELWRQEMLKDTERVMHDKGKKLNRPRQDGVSGGAAGRGNKKQKTKIRAPHNTREKQRQLVLGHGETLMPNNVIYRTPNSMVNEEAGYGNSVKPYNMLSHLEKNSNLTKQTAVAITDMGVYDTRPPRPNSIELRRSYQSEHVDGSGYEQLTPQAAANQYSTYGGNGMSAAPHMHMQHQQMYDAGLYQTHALYGQSGQNAMSPEPIYGPGTPSRNKPRPSQPPPAPPSNGSGGGTPTASNANTPTRGRSMSTSRDALPPPPPVPDAVSPLSAMNGANASHISVKLLGRTNSASRAGSPQMAPSNSAHNANDLVMAQLSNTFNSIGMTGNQLNSLSDLPPPPPVPDQHLPKMSSPNTAPPPPPPPPPVDEGMGSLHALHQHQVVPKTHSNGEMQQGQLNGGPQIVSAKKLLPPFHDPRNDLMKAIRDGITLRKVEKSEQKEIERNTAPLDVASILARRVAIELSESEDSDSEDDSEGWMEPNETSA, encoded by the exons ATGCCGCTGCCGAAGCGATCCATTGAGCCCGTTCATGTGGCTAGATCAGTGTACCAGCAAGATGAATTGCAGTCggtggagctggagacggTAACAAACACCACACTCACAAATATCATAAGGCAGCTGTCATCGCTGTCGAAGCACGCCGAAGATGTGTTTGGCGAATTGGCTAGAGACGTCGGAAGTATTGGCGATCGTGCGAACTCTCTGCAGGCACGCATCGATCGTCTGGCAATTAAGGTTACCCAGCTGGACAGCACCGTGGAGGAGGTGCCACTCACCGACATTACAAGAAAGAAGGCCTTCAAGTCGGCAAAGATATTTGATCAGCAAATCTTCTCGCGAGCTACAATGCCTGCCCCAATGCTAGAGACGTACGCCCAGTGTGACAAGCCACCACCGCTGGACAAGCTGAACGTCTATCGAGACGATGGGAAGGATGGCCTAAAATTCTACACTGATCCGAACTATTTCTTTGAGTTGTGGCGACAGGAAATGCTGAAAGACACAGAGCGCGTCATGCACGACAAAGGCAAGAAGCTGAACCGGCCGCGGCAAGACGGGGTCAGCGGAGGTGCCGCCGGTCGTGGCAATAAGAAACAGAAGACAAAAATAAGAGCTCCGCATAATACTCGGgagaagcagcgacagctcGTCCTGGGACACGGCGAGACGTTGATGCCGAACAACGTCATTTATCGCACTCCCAATTCAATGGTTAACGAGGAGGCCGGATACGGAA ATTCAGTAAAGCCATATAATATGCTCTCACATTTGGAGAAAAACAGTAATCTCACAAAGCAAACCGCCGTTGCAATTACAG ACATGGGCGTTTATGACACGCGCCCACCGCGTCCAAACTCCATCGAACTAAGACGCAGCTATCAGTCTGAGCACGTCGATGGAAGCGGCTACGAGCAGCTGACGCCACAAGCGGCTGCCAATCAATACTCAACTTACGGCGGGAATGGCATGTCGGCGGCCCCTCACATGCAtatgcagcatcagcaaatgTACGATGCCGGTCTTTATCAGACGCATGCGTTGTACGGTCAAAGTGGACAGAATGCTATGTCCCCAGAACCGATATACGGACCGGGAACGCCATCTCGTAATAAACCCCGACCTTcgcagccaccaccagcaccaccttCGAATGGTAGCGGAGGCGGCACACCTACTGCCTCAAACGCAAATACACCGACGCGGGGCCGAAGTATGTCGACAAGTCGTGACGcgttgccaccgccaccgccagttCCTGACGCAGTTTCACCTTTGTCAGCAATGAACGGCGCTAATGCTAGCCATATTTCTGTTAAACTACTGGGTCGGACAAACAGTGCATCGCGAGCTGGATCTCCGCAGATGGCTCCAAGCAACAGCGCCCATAATGCAAATGACCTTGTTATGGCGCAACTAAGCAATACATTTAACAGCATTGGGATGACAGGAAACCAACTGAACTCTCTTAGCGACTtgcctccaccaccaccagtgCCCGATCAG CACCTACCCAAAATGTCTTCACCAAATacggcaccaccaccaccgccaccaccaccacctgtAGATGAAGGCATGGGCAGTCTTCATGCACTGCATCAACACCAAGTTGTACCCAAAACGCATTCCAATGGGGAAATGCAGCAAGGCCAACTGAATGGTGGGCCGCAAATTGTGAGTGCGAAAAAGTTACTGCCTCCTTTCCACGATCCCCGCAATGATTTAATGAAAGCTATTCGAGACG GCATCACTCTGCGTAAAGTGGAAAAGTCCGAACAGAAGGAAATCGAACGCAACACGGCACCTCTTGATGTGGCATCGATCTTGGCAAGGCGTGTGGCGATTGAGTTGTCCGAGTCTGAAGATTCGGATAGTGAAGACGACAGCGAAGGTTGGATGGAACCCAACGAAACATCGGCTTGA
- the LOC117900195 gene encoding wiskott-Aldrich syndrome protein family member 3 isoform X4: MPLPKRSIEPVHVARSVYQQDELQSVELETVTNTTLTNIIRQLSSLSKHAEDVFGELARDVGSIGDRANSLQARIDRLAIKVTQLDSTVEEVPLTDITRKKAFKSAKIFDQQIFSRATMPAPMLETYAQCDKPPPLDKLNVYRDDGKDGLKFYTDPNYFFELWRQEMLKDTERVMHDKGKKLNRPRQDGVSGGAAGRGNKKQKTKIRAPHNTREKQRQLVLGHGETLMPNNVIYRTPNSMVNEEAGYGNMGVYDTRPPRPNSIELRRSYQSEHVDGSGYEQLTPQAAANQYSTYGGNGMSAAPHMHMQHQQMYDAGLYQTHALYGQSGQNAMSPEPIYGPGTPSRNKPRPSQPPPAPPSNGSGGGTPTASNANTPTRGRSMSTSRDALPPPPPVPDAVSPLSAMNGANASHISVKLLGRTNSASRAGSPQMAPSNSAHNANDLVMAQLSNTFNSIGMTGNQLNSLSDLPPPPPVPDQHLPKMSSPNTAPPPPPPPPPVDEGMGSLHALHQHQVVPKTHSNGEMQQGQLNGGPQIVSAKKLLPPFHDPRNDLMKAIRDGITLRKVEKSEQKEIERNTAPLDVASILARRVAIELSESEDSDSEDDSEGWMEPNETSA; this comes from the exons ATGCCGCTGCCGAAGCGATCCATTGAGCCCGTTCATGTGGCTAGATCAGTGTACCAGCAAGATGAATTGCAGTCggtggagctggagacggTAACAAACACCACACTCACAAATATCATAAGGCAGCTGTCATCGCTGTCGAAGCACGCCGAAGATGTGTTTGGCGAATTGGCTAGAGACGTCGGAAGTATTGGCGATCGTGCGAACTCTCTGCAGGCACGCATCGATCGTCTGGCAATTAAGGTTACCCAGCTGGACAGCACCGTGGAGGAGGTGCCACTCACCGACATTACAAGAAAGAAGGCCTTCAAGTCGGCAAAGATATTTGATCAGCAAATCTTCTCGCGAGCTACAATGCCTGCCCCAATGCTAGAGACGTACGCCCAGTGTGACAAGCCACCACCGCTGGACAAGCTGAACGTCTATCGAGACGATGGGAAGGATGGCCTAAAATTCTACACTGATCCGAACTATTTCTTTGAGTTGTGGCGACAGGAAATGCTGAAAGACACAGAGCGCGTCATGCACGACAAAGGCAAGAAGCTGAACCGGCCGCGGCAAGACGGGGTCAGCGGAGGTGCCGCCGGTCGTGGCAATAAGAAACAGAAGACAAAAATAAGAGCTCCGCATAATACTCGGgagaagcagcgacagctcGTCCTGGGACACGGCGAGACGTTGATGCCGAACAACGTCATTTATCGCACTCCCAATTCAATGGTTAACGAGGAGGCCGGATACGGAA ACATGGGCGTTTATGACACGCGCCCACCGCGTCCAAACTCCATCGAACTAAGACGCAGCTATCAGTCTGAGCACGTCGATGGAAGCGGCTACGAGCAGCTGACGCCACAAGCGGCTGCCAATCAATACTCAACTTACGGCGGGAATGGCATGTCGGCGGCCCCTCACATGCAtatgcagcatcagcaaatgTACGATGCCGGTCTTTATCAGACGCATGCGTTGTACGGTCAAAGTGGACAGAATGCTATGTCCCCAGAACCGATATACGGACCGGGAACGCCATCTCGTAATAAACCCCGACCTTcgcagccaccaccagcaccaccttCGAATGGTAGCGGAGGCGGCACACCTACTGCCTCAAACGCAAATACACCGACGCGGGGCCGAAGTATGTCGACAAGTCGTGACGcgttgccaccgccaccgccagttCCTGACGCAGTTTCACCTTTGTCAGCAATGAACGGCGCTAATGCTAGCCATATTTCTGTTAAACTACTGGGTCGGACAAACAGTGCATCGCGAGCTGGATCTCCGCAGATGGCTCCAAGCAACAGCGCCCATAATGCAAATGACCTTGTTATGGCGCAACTAAGCAATACATTTAACAGCATTGGGATGACAGGAAACCAACTGAACTCTCTTAGCGACTtgcctccaccaccaccagtgCCCGATCAG CACCTACCCAAAATGTCTTCACCAAATacggcaccaccaccaccgccaccaccaccacctgtAGATGAAGGCATGGGCAGTCTTCATGCACTGCATCAACACCAAGTTGTACCCAAAACGCATTCCAATGGGGAAATGCAGCAAGGCCAACTGAATGGTGGGCCGCAAATTGTGAGTGCGAAAAAGTTACTGCCTCCTTTCCACGATCCCCGCAATGATTTAATGAAAGCTATTCGAGACG GCATCACTCTGCGTAAAGTGGAAAAGTCCGAACAGAAGGAAATCGAACGCAACACGGCACCTCTTGATGTGGCATCGATCTTGGCAAGGCGTGTGGCGATTGAGTTGTCCGAGTCTGAAGATTCGGATAGTGAAGACGACAGCGAAGGTTGGATGGAACCCAACGAAACATCGGCTTGA